One Pleurocapsa minor HA4230-MV1 DNA segment encodes these proteins:
- the dndE gene encoding DNA sulfur modification protein DndE — protein sequence MDNPLERVRISRTAEDQLVKLKRNTRIKQWNILCRWAFCRSLAEPSIPSPVPIKTDSKVEIAWNVFGGEIADILLIALKQRCTQDGLGTEQDTLKEQFTLHLHRGIGYLAGDNNIKQVEDLVALNMVK from the coding sequence ATGGATAATCCTCTAGAACGAGTTCGCATTTCTAGGACAGCCGAAGATCAGCTGGTCAAACTTAAGCGCAATACCAGAATTAAGCAGTGGAATATTCTTTGTCGCTGGGCTTTTTGTCGTTCCCTAGCAGAACCTAGCATCCCTTCTCCCGTACCAATTAAAACTGATAGTAAAGTAGAAATAGCTTGGAATGTTTTTGGCGGAGAGATCGCCGATATACTATTAATTGCTTTGAAGCAAAGATGTACTCAAGATGGACTGGGAACAGAACAAGATACTTTAAAAGAGCAGTTTACTCTCCATTTACATCGTGGGATTGGCTATTTGGCAGGAGATAATAATATTAAGCAGGTCGAAGATTTGGTTGCTTTGAATATGGTTAAATAG
- a CDS encoding response regulator — MTKVLVIEDELFIRENIVDCLEAEDFEVFSTENGILAILWAQENIPDLVISDVMMPEISGHEILAEMRDIPETELIPFVFLTAMADKDDIRHGMELGADDYLTKPFTRDELLNAITSRLLKQAKLMKQYHDEQQKTKILEQKIKELEELQIKDKLSHEYEQALLKINTAINLVKKIQPKPEESSTVSLTQRNLQTIRETCTAEIAMIRQLPHLEAQLCSKNKMLSLILQS; from the coding sequence ATGACCAAAGTTTTAGTTATTGAAGATGAATTGTTTATCCGCGAAAATATTGTCGATTGTCTAGAAGCAGAAGATTTTGAAGTGTTTAGCACTGAAAATGGGATTTTGGCAATTTTGTGGGCGCAAGAAAATATTCCTGACTTAGTTATTTCTGATGTCATGATGCCAGAAATAAGTGGGCATGAAATTTTGGCCGAAATGCGAGATATACCTGAAACAGAGCTAATTCCCTTTGTTTTTTTGACAGCCATGGCAGACAAAGATGATATTAGGCATGGCATGGAGCTAGGTGCAGATGATTATTTGACTAAGCCATTTACTAGAGATGAGTTGTTAAATGCAATTACTTCTCGTTTATTAAAGCAGGCAAAGCTCATGAAACAATATCACGATGAGCAGCAAAAAACTAAAATCCTAGAGCAAAAAATTAAAGAGCTAGAAGAACTACAAATTAAAGATAAGCTGTCTCACGAATATGAACAGGCTTTGCTGAAAATAAATACAGCAATTAACTTAGTAAAAAAAATTCAGCCCAAACCAGAAGAGAGTTCAACCGTTAGCTTAACCCAACGTAATCTCCAAACCATTAGAGAGACTTGTACAGCGGAAATTGCTATGATCAGACAACTTCCTCATCTGGAAGCTCAACTATGTTCTAAAAATAAAATGCTTTCATTAATTTTACAAAGTTAA
- a CDS encoding PAS domain-containing protein — MTHFQAEKHTLIIDNIHKRSTIELQSETYSIGRDPQNSIVLSSTKISRYHATLLRIAISGTDNYQFRIIDGDLKGRRSRNGLEVNTKKSFSHDLQNGDVIYFGDSITATYQVTAEVIKTVTAKKPDRLEQSSFFADEIDDSLATCFLGDSSQSSNSHKSHQTSNISLEERQASIQQSLERLASFPELFSNPIIEIDLQGKITYLNPAALKWFPTLRKDKLDHPILAGVIALIQAESKEYTIREITIGEQVFEQSVHLISVNRLVRCYVSEITTRKEAENLLKQAHHELEQRVKQRTIELAHSNEILKAEIAERKQAEQEIRLLQTITQAITAASSFDEAIAITLRKVCQTVNWSFAEAWIPDEGKNMLKLSPSWYGNNQKLAEFRKASQQINFPRNIGKPGRVWATKKPEWTENVSVQVSKIFLRNKFAQVAGLKTSLGVPIIAGEKVIAVFVFFDFSASPENSQIVELVKSVAAQLGLIIERKRAEDALHSSMATNKAMFNAIPDLILRINRQGNFVNFKAAKEKNLLTRDRTFLGKHLKEVFPEDISGPIERGIEKALATGELQILECQVSTDEEIYSYEVRLANSDVDEVMAIIRDITERKRAEEDVRRTLEQEKKLAELKSRFVTMASHEFRTPLASILSSAELLEHYSHKWSEEKKLSHLYRIQTSVKHMTELLNDVLLLGKAEAGKLQLNPTKFNLFQYCQQLVEEIDLTTTTHQIVFQAHNRCEPQSEPAENEGYLVCLDEKILRHILTNLLSNAVKYSPQGDRVDFNLVCQSEQAVFRVRDYGIGIPLEDRAQLFDSFHRATNTGSIPGTGLGLSIVKRSVDLHQGSISVDSQLGEGTTFMVILPYFKD; from the coding sequence ATGACCCACTTTCAAGCTGAAAAACATACTTTAATCATTGACAACATTCACAAACGCTCTACCATTGAACTCCAATCGGAGACATATTCTATTGGTCGCGATCCACAAAATTCAATTGTACTTAGTTCGACAAAAATATCTCGTTACCATGCAACTTTATTGCGAATAGCTATTTCAGGTACTGATAATTATCAATTTCGCATTATTGACGGGGATTTAAAAGGAAGGCGCAGCAGAAATGGTTTAGAAGTAAATACCAAGAAAAGTTTTTCTCACGATCTACAAAATGGAGATGTAATCTACTTTGGTGATAGCATTACCGCTACCTATCAAGTTACTGCCGAGGTGATTAAAACTGTAACAGCAAAAAAACCAGACCGACTTGAGCAATCTAGTTTTTTTGCTGACGAAATCGACGATTCTTTAGCTACCTGTTTTCTTGGTGATTCTAGCCAATCTAGTAATTCACACAAATCTCATCAGACTTCAAATATATCTTTAGAAGAACGTCAGGCATCAATTCAACAGTCTTTAGAGAGATTAGCCTCATTTCCTGAGCTATTTTCCAATCCGATTATCGAAATCGATCTCCAAGGCAAAATTACTTATCTCAATCCTGCTGCTCTCAAATGGTTTCCGACTTTAAGAAAAGATAAATTAGATCATCCAATTTTGGCAGGGGTAATTGCGCTGATTCAAGCTGAGTCGAAAGAATACACTATTCGAGAAATAACTATAGGAGAACAAGTATTTGAACAGTCAGTTCACTTAATTTCTGTCAATCGATTAGTTAGATGCTATGTCTCTGAAATTACTACACGTAAAGAGGCAGAAAATTTGCTCAAACAAGCTCATCATGAATTAGAACAGAGAGTCAAACAGCGAACAATAGAACTAGCTCACAGCAACGAAATATTAAAAGCAGAAATTGCCGAACGTAAACAGGCTGAACAAGAAATCCGTCTTTTGCAAACTATTACTCAAGCGATCACCGCAGCATCGAGCTTTGATGAAGCGATCGCCATTACTCTGCGTAAAGTATGCCAAACAGTTAACTGGAGTTTTGCAGAAGCTTGGATTCCTGATGAGGGGAAAAACATGCTTAAACTGAGTCCCTCTTGGTATGGCAATAATCAAAAATTAGCGGAGTTTAGAAAAGCCAGCCAACAAATTAATTTTCCGCGCAACATCGGTAAACCTGGCAGAGTTTGGGCAACTAAAAAACCTGAATGGACTGAAAATGTTTCTGTGCAAGTAAGCAAAATATTTCTGAGAAATAAATTTGCTCAAGTAGCAGGCTTAAAAACTTCTCTGGGAGTACCCATAATTGCTGGAGAAAAAGTTATTGCCGTGTTTGTTTTTTTTGATTTTTCCGCTAGTCCAGAAAACAGCCAAATAGTTGAATTAGTTAAATCCGTCGCTGCTCAATTAGGCTTAATCATAGAGCGAAAAAGAGCCGAGGATGCTCTGCATTCGAGCATGGCAACTAACAAGGCTATGTTTAATGCCATCCCAGACTTAATCTTGCGCATCAATCGCCAGGGGAATTTTGTTAATTTTAAAGCTGCTAAAGAAAAAAACTTACTCACTCGCGATCGGACTTTTTTAGGCAAGCATCTCAAAGAGGTATTTCCTGAAGACATCTCTGGGCCGATTGAGCGGGGAATCGAAAAGGCTCTTGCGACTGGGGAACTGCAAATTTTAGAATGCCAAGTCTCTACTGATGAAGAAATTTATAGCTACGAAGTGCGTCTTGCTAATAGCGATGTTGATGAGGTAATGGCAATCATCCGCGATATTACTGAGCGCAAACGAGCAGAAGAAGATGTTCGTCGCACTCTAGAACAGGAAAAAAAGCTGGCTGAATTGAAAAGTCGCTTTGTCACGATGGCATCCCATGAATTCCGCACTCCCTTAGCCTCAATTTTGTCTTCTGCTGAATTGTTGGAGCATTATAGTCATAAGTGGAGTGAAGAGAAAAAACTCAGCCACCTCTATCGGATTCAAACTTCAGTCAAGCATATGACTGAATTACTTAATGATGTTCTTTTATTAGGTAAAGCAGAGGCAGGAAAACTCCAGCTAAACCCGACTAAATTTAATTTGTTTCAATATTGCCAACAGTTAGTGGAAGAAATCGATCTCACTACGACAACTCACCAGATCGTTTTTCAAGCGCACAATAGATGTGAACCGCAGAGTGAGCCTGCCGAAAATGAAGGTTATCTAGTATGTTTAGATGAAAAAATTCTCAGACATATTTTGACTAATCTACTCTCTAATGCCGTTAAATATTCTCCTCAAGGCGATCGCGTTGATTTTAATCTTGTGTGTCAATCAGAACAGGCAGTTTTTCGGGTTCGTGACTATGGTATTGGTATTCCTTTAGAAGATCGCGCACAGTTGTTCGACTCTTTTCATCGAGCTACTAACACAGGGTCAATTCCTGGTACTGGACTGGGTTTATCAATCGTTAAACGCTCAGTAGATTTGCATCAAGGCAGCATCTCAGTTGATAGCCAGCTTGGAGAAGGTACTACTTTTATGGTTATTCTTCCTTACTTTAAAGATTGA
- the carB gene encoding carbamoyl-phosphate synthase large subunit, protein MPRREDLQKILLLGSGPIVIGQACEFDYSGTQACKALREEGYEVVLVNSNPASIMTDPEMANRTYIEPLTPEIVEKVIAKEKPDALLPTMGGQTALNIAVSLAKSGVLEKYEVELIGAKLPAIEKAEDRLLFKQAMEKIGVPMCPSGIANNLEEAKAIAKEIGSYPLIIRPAFTLGGTGGGIAYNQEEYEKISASGIDASPVNQILVDKSLLGWKEYELEVMRDLADNVVIICSIENIDPMGIHTGDSITVAPAQTLTDKEYQRLRDYSLAIIREIGVETGGSNIQFAINPLNGEVIVIEMNPRVSRSSALASKATGFPIAKFAAKLAVGYRLNEIYNDITQKTPASFEPTIDYVVTKIPRFAFEKFPGTEPILTTQMKSVGEAMAIGRTFNESFQKALRSLETGRAGFGCDRQEILPSIPQVRSSLRIPNPERIFSIYQGLKLGMTPEEIHQLTAIDMWFLDKMQELLLTEKFLKGHALNKISAEQMRFVKQQGYSDRQIAFATKTNEDEVRAYRKELGIIPVYKLVDTCAAEFEAFTPYYYSTYEEGESEITPTDKSKVMILGGGPNRIGQGIEFDYCCCHAAFSLSAAGYETIMVNSNPETVSTDYDTSDRLYFEPLTKEDVLNIIEAENPAGIIVQFGGQTPLKLAIPLQEYLDQTQGTETKIWGTSPDSIDAAEDRERFEQILRELEIKQPPNGLARSYEESLKIANRISYPVVVRPSYVLGGRAMQIVYSDADLKHYMTYAVQVEPDHPILIDQFLENAIEVDVDALCDHSGRVVIGGIMEHIEQAGIHSGDSACSIPYNSLPESAIAIIRDWTEKLAKALKVVGLMNIQYAVQGEQVFIIEANPRASRTVPFVSKATGVPLAKIASLVMSGKSLESLGVTTEIIPKHIAVKEAVLPFNKFPSTDTLLGPEMRSTGEVMGIDSDFGKAFAKAEIGAGVDLALTGTVFVSMNERDKSAIVPVVQDFIDLGFKIIATSGTQKSLQQNGIKDVELILKLHEGRPHVVDSIKNGQIQLIINTPTGEESQTDAQLIRRMALDYRLPIITTISGAKATVAAIRSLQSEPLEVKALQEYIAVQN, encoded by the coding sequence ATGCCCCGTCGTGAAGATCTCCAGAAAATTCTACTTCTTGGTTCAGGGCCAATTGTGATTGGACAAGCCTGTGAGTTTGACTATTCAGGAACCCAAGCCTGTAAAGCATTACGAGAAGAAGGGTATGAGGTAGTTTTGGTTAATTCTAACCCTGCTTCGATTATGACCGACCCAGAAATGGCAAACCGTACTTATATCGAACCTTTAACTCCAGAAATAGTGGAAAAGGTAATTGCCAAAGAAAAGCCAGATGCTTTGTTACCGACGATGGGGGGGCAAACTGCGTTAAATATTGCAGTGTCCTTGGCAAAAAGTGGTGTGCTAGAAAAGTATGAGGTGGAGCTAATTGGGGCAAAATTACCTGCGATTGAAAAGGCGGAAGACCGTCTTTTATTTAAACAAGCGATGGAGAAAATCGGCGTACCAATGTGTCCATCGGGTATCGCTAATAACTTAGAGGAAGCTAAAGCGATCGCCAAGGAAATCGGTAGCTATCCTTTGATTATCCGTCCTGCCTTTACCTTGGGTGGTACAGGAGGTGGTATTGCTTACAACCAGGAAGAATACGAGAAAATTTCGGCATCAGGAATCGACGCTTCACCTGTTAATCAGATTTTAGTAGATAAGTCTTTACTGGGTTGGAAAGAATACGAACTAGAAGTCATGCGGGATCTGGCAGATAACGTAGTAATTATCTGTTCGATTGAAAACATCGATCCGATGGGGATACATACAGGGGATTCTATTACTGTTGCTCCCGCGCAAACCCTTACGGACAAGGAATATCAGCGATTAAGAGACTATTCTTTAGCAATTATTCGCGAGATCGGCGTGGAAACTGGTGGCTCTAATATTCAGTTTGCGATTAATCCCCTTAATGGTGAGGTGATTGTGATTGAAATGAATCCTCGCGTATCTCGTTCTTCGGCATTAGCTTCTAAAGCGACAGGTTTTCCCATTGCCAAATTTGCTGCTAAGTTAGCGGTGGGTTATCGCCTCAACGAAATTTATAATGACATTACGCAAAAAACCCCTGCTTCTTTTGAACCAACTATTGACTATGTAGTTACCAAGATTCCGCGCTTTGCTTTTGAAAAATTCCCTGGGACTGAGCCAATTTTAACTACCCAAATGAAGTCGGTGGGGGAAGCGATGGCAATTGGTAGAACCTTTAATGAATCGTTCCAGAAAGCTCTAAGATCTCTAGAAACTGGTCGTGCTGGCTTTGGTTGCGATCGCCAAGAAATTTTACCTTCAATTCCCCAGGTGCGCTCTAGTTTAAGGATTCCCAACCCAGAGCGGATTTTTAGTATTTACCAGGGTTTAAAGCTCGGAATGACCCCCGAAGAAATCCATCAGCTCACGGCGATCGATATGTGGTTTCTCGATAAAATGCAGGAATTACTGTTAACGGAGAAGTTTCTCAAGGGACATGCGCTGAACAAAATCTCTGCCGAACAAATGCGCTTTGTGAAACAACAGGGATATAGCGATCGCCAGATTGCTTTTGCGACTAAAACCAATGAGGACGAAGTGCGAGCATATCGTAAAGAATTGGGGATCATACCTGTATACAAGCTAGTAGATACCTGTGCTGCCGAATTTGAAGCCTTTACTCCCTATTACTACTCTACCTATGAAGAGGGAGAATCGGAGATTACACCGACTGATAAATCTAAGGTGATGATTTTAGGCGGTGGCCCTAACCGTATCGGACAGGGGATTGAGTTTGACTACTGCTGCTGTCATGCAGCTTTTTCTCTCTCGGCTGCGGGATATGAAACCATTATGGTTAACTCCAATCCTGAAACCGTTTCTACCGATTACGATACCAGCGATCGCCTTTATTTTGAACCCTTAACTAAAGAAGACGTATTAAATATTATTGAAGCCGAAAACCCCGCAGGAATTATCGTCCAGTTTGGGGGACAAACTCCCTTGAAGTTAGCGATTCCTCTCCAAGAGTATCTAGACCAAACCCAAGGTACAGAAACTAAAATCTGGGGAACATCACCAGATTCCATTGATGCAGCCGAAGATCGCGAAAGATTTGAGCAAATATTACGTGAATTAGAGATTAAACAGCCTCCTAATGGTTTAGCTCGTAGTTACGAAGAATCCCTTAAGATTGCTAACCGTATTTCTTATCCCGTAGTTGTGCGTCCGTCCTATGTTTTGGGTGGTCGAGCGATGCAAATTGTCTATTCCGATGCCGACCTCAAACACTATATGACCTATGCCGTGCAGGTAGAACCCGACCATCCCATTTTAATTGATCAATTCTTAGAAAATGCGATCGAAGTTGATGTTGATGCCTTGTGCGACCATAGTGGCAGAGTAGTAATTGGTGGCATTATGGAACATATCGAACAGGCTGGTATTCATTCAGGAGACTCCGCTTGTTCTATTCCTTACAATTCTTTACCTGAATCGGCGATCGCAATTATCCGTGACTGGACTGAAAAACTAGCCAAAGCACTCAAAGTAGTCGGCTTAATGAATATTCAATATGCGGTACAAGGAGAGCAGGTATTTATTATTGAAGCCAATCCTCGTGCCTCTCGTACTGTTCCTTTTGTTTCCAAAGCAACGGGTGTTCCCCTAGCTAAAATTGCCTCTTTAGTCATGTCTGGAAAAAGCCTAGAATCTTTGGGGGTAACTACAGAAATTATCCCCAAGCATATTGCCGTTAAAGAAGCAGTATTACCCTTTAATAAATTTCCCAGTACTGATACCCTTTTAGGGCCTGAAATGCGTTCCACAGGCGAGGTAATGGGGATTGATAGCGATTTTGGTAAAGCCTTCGCTAAAGCCGAAATTGGTGCAGGAGTAGATTTAGCTTTAACTGGGACAGTCTTTGTCTCGATGAATGAACGAGATAAAAGTGCGATCGTTCCTGTAGTACAAGATTTTATTGATTTAGGCTTTAAGATCATTGCCACATCGGGAACTCAAAAATCCCTCCAGCAAAACGGCATCAAAGATGTAGAATTAATTCTCAAACTACACGAAGGTCGCCCTCACGTTGTAGATTCGATTAAAAATGGCCAAATTCAGCTAATTATTAACACTCCTACAGGAGAAGAATCGCAAACCGATGCTCAACTAATTAGAAGGATGGCATTAGACTATCGACTACCGATTATTACTACTATCTCAGGTGCTAAAGCCACTGTAGCGGCGATTCGTTCTTTACAGTCTGAACCTTTAGAAGTAAAAGCTTTACAGGAGTATATAGCCGTACAAAATTAG
- a CDS encoding glycosyltransferase family 4 protein: MSNSLLINLAVLFDRPTGIATYAQNLINSLHLQPTLLSAVNFPGFNRYKIADDMTPAQGNKGHLKRLLWTQFQLPKIYQQLKADLIYSPIPEAPLYSKSRYIVMCHDLIPLRFPRRTSPLTNYFRYVVPQVLQQAEHIVCNSQATATDLVDYYGIDANQITTILLGYDRLNFYPREQTNNLEAPYFLYLGRCDPYKNLSGLITAFAQIPNQDYHLAIAGSTDPRFTPQLQQQAQELGIAHRVKWLNYLSYQELPLVISNAVALVFPTFWEGFGLPVLEAMACGTPVITSNLASLPEITGDAAILINPYNTAEITSAMVDLTRDQKMRSQLSQLSLQQAQKFSWAKTGAETQAVLQQYL; the protein is encoded by the coding sequence ATGTCCAATTCGCTGTTAATTAATCTCGCTGTTTTGTTTGATCGACCAACAGGCATTGCTACCTATGCTCAAAATTTAATTAATAGTTTGCATCTCCAGCCAACATTATTATCGGCAGTAAATTTTCCAGGTTTTAATCGGTATAAAATTGCTGATGATATGACTCCCGCCCAAGGAAATAAGGGTCATTTAAAGCGCTTACTCTGGACTCAGTTTCAGCTACCCAAAATTTATCAACAGCTAAAGGCAGACTTAATCTATTCTCCTATCCCTGAAGCGCCTCTATACAGTAAATCTCGCTATATAGTCATGTGCCACGATTTAATTCCTTTACGTTTTCCCCGTCGCACCTCTCCTTTAACCAATTATTTTCGCTATGTTGTCCCCCAGGTATTGCAACAGGCGGAACATATTGTGTGTAACTCTCAAGCTACCGCCACGGATTTAGTTGATTATTACGGTATCGATGCAAACCAGATTACAACCATTTTACTAGGATACGATCGCCTTAATTTTTATCCCAGAGAACAAACTAATAACCTTGAAGCACCCTATTTTCTTTATCTTGGTCGTTGTGATCCTTATAAAAACCTATCTGGTTTAATTACCGCTTTTGCCCAGATACCTAATCAAGATTACCATTTAGCGATCGCTGGTTCAACCGATCCCCGTTTTACCCCTCAACTCCAGCAACAGGCGCAAGAATTAGGCATTGCTCACCGTGTTAAATGGCTCAACTATTTAAGTTATCAGGAATTACCCCTGGTAATTAGTAATGCAGTTGCCTTGGTGTTTCCGACTTTTTGGGAAGGTTTTGGACTACCTGTATTAGAAGCTATGGCTTGTGGAACTCCTGTAATTACTTCTAATTTGGCTTCTTTACCTGAAATAACGGGAGATGCTGCAATTTTGATTAATCCTTACAATACTGCTGAAATCACCTCGGCAATGGTAGATCTCACGAGGGATCAAAAAATGCGATCGCAATTGAGTCAACTAAGTCTGCAACAAGCACAAAAGTTTAGCTGGGCAAAAACAGGCGCAGAAACTCAAGCAGTTTTACAACAATATCTTTAA
- a CDS encoding FAD-dependent oxidoreductase, whose translation MKSLALVSFGLLFWETKVLAQESVPTSPPTIERTEECELLVVGGGLSGVAASYEALLTGKTVCMTEITDWVGGQISAQGTSALDERTTQRSKLFFPRGYLELRQRIEEYYGKLNPGDCWVSESCFLPKDANKIMWSQLKDAEAKGAGKLKWFPSTVIKDLKIEKVAQEGTGKQITSAIAIQHSSNNEYLPLNTLPLSSTIEDAYSYQDSEKFSKEIIRFIPASTSEKVADWYVIEATETGEIVGLSDIPYRLGIDPLSSFEPSSSSVTGDEYCTQGFTYTFAMEATEEPQVNEMPPFYSEHKNYYSYELERLANFDLVFTYRRIWSPEEGDLEKFGGIEFTAPTPGDISMQNWTWGNDYRPGTAKDNLIYTRRQLKELGQLQPNGWMGGLRTTTLSRGEDHSLGYFYWLVEGTTDSQLGDGVKKPYPNNRLLQGLDSPMGTAHGLSKYPYIREGRRIVGRVYPGYSQGFNINEIDISRADYRNEFYSQQLDAKTYRQLWTKLDKDDPIANRNKNIDKIQQRTRSSIYPDSVGIGHYAIDFHPCMNESPPEKAGNTEREGERKGGGQAYPFQIPLRAMIPQEIDNLIVTGKSIATSHIASAAYRVHSFEWSSGAAAGITAVFGLDEKVMPYQLVDEPIIKENQFKLLKNRLDAAGNPTAFPDTSIFNHDWSEWE comes from the coding sequence ATTAAATCGCTAGCATTGGTGTCTTTTGGTTTATTGTTCTGGGAGACTAAGGTATTAGCGCAAGAGTCTGTGCCTACTTCTCCCCCGACTATCGAGCGCACCGAAGAATGCGAGTTATTAGTAGTTGGTGGCGGATTGTCAGGGGTAGCTGCCAGTTACGAAGCCTTGCTCACGGGAAAAACAGTCTGCATGACCGAAATTACTGACTGGGTTGGGGGTCAAATATCTGCTCAGGGAACTTCTGCTTTAGATGAAAGAACTACTCAACGTTCTAAGTTGTTTTTTCCCCGTGGCTATCTAGAATTAAGGCAGCGTATTGAAGAATATTACGGCAAGCTCAATCCTGGTGACTGTTGGGTGAGTGAATCCTGTTTTCTACCCAAAGATGCCAACAAAATTATGTGGTCACAGCTCAAAGATGCCGAAGCTAAGGGTGCTGGCAAGCTTAAATGGTTTCCCTCTACGGTAATTAAAGATTTGAAGATCGAAAAGGTGGCGCAAGAAGGCACAGGTAAGCAAATTACCAGTGCCATAGCGATTCAGCATAGCTCAAACAATGAATATTTACCGCTAAATACCCTCCCTTTATCTAGTACCATCGAAGATGCTTATAGCTATCAAGATTCCGAAAAATTTAGTAAAGAAATAATTCGCTTCATTCCTGCTAGCACCTCAGAGAAAGTTGCAGACTGGTATGTAATTGAAGCCACGGAAACAGGAGAAATTGTCGGTCTAAGCGATATTCCCTATCGTTTAGGCATCGATCCTTTATCTTCCTTTGAGCCTTCTTCCTCTAGCGTGACAGGAGATGAATATTGTACTCAAGGTTTTACCTATACCTTTGCCATGGAGGCGACAGAAGAACCCCAGGTAAATGAAATGCCTCCCTTTTATAGCGAGCATAAAAATTATTACAGCTATGAACTAGAAAGACTGGCAAACTTTGATTTAGTTTTTACCTATCGACGTATTTGGAGTCCTGAAGAAGGAGATCTCGAAAAATTTGGCGGGATTGAATTTACCGCCCCTACTCCTGGAGATATCTCAATGCAGAACTGGACTTGGGGGAATGATTATCGCCCAGGAACAGCCAAAGATAATCTAATTTATACTCGCAGACAGTTGAAAGAATTGGGTCAGCTTCAGCCGAATGGTTGGATGGGTGGATTGCGTACCACAACCCTTAGTCGTGGAGAAGATCATTCCCTAGGTTATTTCTATTGGTTAGTCGAGGGGACTACCGATTCTCAATTGGGAGATGGAGTTAAAAAACCTTACCCCAATAACCGTTTACTTCAGGGGTTAGACTCTCCCATGGGTACAGCCCATGGCCTATCAAAATATCCCTATATTAGAGAAGGTCGCAGGATTGTGGGTCGAGTTTATCCTGGCTATTCTCAAGGCTTTAATATCAATGAAATAGATATTTCACGAGCCGATTATCGCAATGAGTTTTACAGCCAACAACTCGATGCTAAAACCTATCGTCAGCTATGGACAAAACTAGATAAAGACGACCCGATCGCCAATCGAAACAAAAATATTGATAAAATTCAACAGCGTACTCGTTCGTCAATTTATCCTGACTCTGTAGGTATTGGTCACTATGCGATCGATTTTCATCCCTGCATGAATGAGAGTCCTCCTGAGAAAGCAGGCAACACTGAGAGAGAAGGAGAAAGAAAAGGTGGCGGACAGGCTTATCCGTTCCAAATTCCCCTCAGAGCCATGATTCCTCAAGAAATTGATAATCTGATTGTGACGGGTAAGAGCATTGCCACTAGCCATATTGCTTCTGCCGCCTATCGGGTACATTCTTTTGAATGGTCTTCTGGTGCTGCTGCTGGGATTACCGCAGTCTTTGGTTTAGATGAAAAGGTTATGCCCTATCAATTGGTAGATGAGCCAATAATTAAAGAAAATCAGTTTAAGCTTTTGAAAAACCGCTTAGACGCAGCGGGTAATCCTACCGCGTTTCCTGACACTTCCATCTTTAATCACGATTGGTCAGAGTGGGAGTAA